Within the Gloeocapsopsis sp. IPPAS B-1203 genome, the region GCTGGTAATTATCGGCTTTATGTCGATTACACGCCGATCGACACGTACCAAATTGTGAATCAACTGAGTCTGCAAGTTCTCGGAAAAGCACGTGAGTCGATCGCCCTGATTGAAGATGAACTCCCAACGAAAACAGTGAATGGCATACGAGTCACAATGAGGGCAAACCAACCCCTGCGTGCGGGTGAAGGCGTACTGCTCGATTTTGTTGTTGAAGATGAGCAGACCCATGAGCCAGTCACCGATCTTCAACCTTACCTGGGTGCGCTCGCCCACTTTGTCATCATCAGCGAAGATGGCGCGGAGTTTTTGCATGTTCATCCGATAGAGCATCACGGTGCATCGGCAGCCCATCACTCCGATCATGCAGTTTCATCCTCTACTCATCAACACACACACTCTGGTGAACTGCACTCAGTCGATACCATCACCCCTCAAATTAGCGCACATACAAGCTTTCCTCGTGCTGGACTTTACAAAACCTGGGCACAGTTACAGCGTGATGGACAGGTCATTACCGTCCCCTTCGTTGTACGGATTGCCGAGCAACAAACCTACTCAAGCTAAGTGGTTCTGTCTTTTGATAGGTTTTCAAAATTTGCTTGCCCCTCCCCCCTTGACTCTCCAGTGTACTGGATACTTCAAGATAAAGATAGTTCATAGCAGGAGGATGAAAATCATGACCTTACAGCTTACTGTTCCCAATATGGCTTGTTCCGCTTGTGGAGAAACCATCACGAACGCTGTCAAAGCCGTTGATCCGGTGGCAACGGTACAAGCTGATCCTAAAACCAAGTTGGTCAATATTGAAACGCAGCAGTCTGAAACGGCAATCAAACAAGCCATTACTGATGCGGGTTATACCGTCGCATAAGCAAAGCATCCAGAGAAATGGGGGGTAACACATGGAAAACGCAACCTTAAAACTGCGAGGCATGAGTTGTGCCTCCTGTGCC harbors:
- a CDS encoding heavy-metal-associated domain-containing protein, giving the protein MTLQLTVPNMACSACGETITNAVKAVDPVATVQADPKTKLVNIETQQSETAIKQAITDAGYTVA